A genomic window from Pecten maximus chromosome 6, xPecMax1.1, whole genome shotgun sequence includes:
- the LOC117329222 gene encoding septin-11-like isoform X4: protein MSTAEVQRPPKPPSVGSGSRTLTLNGHVGFDSLPDQLVNKSVSQGFCFNILCLGETGIGKSTMMDTLFNTHFDSTQSRHDLPGVKLKASTYELQESSVRLKLTVVDSVGFGDQINKEDSWKPIVDYIDNQFEAFLQEELKIKRSLHTYHDTRIHACLYFVAPTGHSLKALDLVTMKKLDSKVNIIPVIAKADTITKAELQKFKAKIMSELMTNGVQIYQFPTDDETVAETNKTMNGHLPFAVVGSSDEVKMGNKMVKARQYPWGTVQVENENHCDFVKLREMLIRTNMEDMRETTHKRHFELYRRNKLQEMGFSDKDSKSLSETYELKRHQHESDLQKKEEEMKQTFVIRVKEKESELKEAEKDLHQRFDTLKKQHTEEKKKIEDSKKRLDDEYNQYQQRKAQFQQQQSTLGKKKK, encoded by the exons ATGTCGACAGCAGAAGTACAGAGA CCCCCTAAACCCCCCAGTGTGGGATCTGGCTCACGAACCCTGACCTTGAACGGCCATGTTGGATTTGACAGTTTACCTGACCAGTTGGTCAACAAGTCTGTCAGCCAAGGATTCTGCTTCAACATCCTCTGTCTTG GTGAGACCGGCATTGGTAAATCCACCATGATGGATACACTGTTCAACACTCATTTCGACTCCACACAGAGCAGACACGACCTTCCCGGGGTCAAACTCAAGGCCAGTACCTATG AGCTACAGGAGAGCAGTGTGAGGCTGAAGCTGACGGTGGTAGACAGTGTAGGGTTCGGGGACCAGATCAACAAGGAAGACAG TTGGAAGCCAATTGTCGACTACATTGACAACCAGTTTGAGGCCTTTCTCCAGGAGGAGTTGAAGATCAAAAGGTCACTACACACCTACCATGACACAAGGATCCATGCCTGTCTCTACTTTGTGGCTCCTACTGGACACTC ATTGAAGGCCCTTGACCTTGTGACCATGAAGAAGCTGGACAGCAAGGTCAATATCATCCCAGTGATTGCCAAGGCTGACACCATCACCAAGGCTGAGCTCCAAAAGTTCAAGGCCAAG ATTATGTCTGAGCTGATGACCAATGGAGTCCAGATTTACCAGTTCCCCACTGATGACGAGACAGTGGCAGAAACCAACAAAACCATGAAC GGCCACCTTCCGTTTGCAGTCGTAGGCAGCAGTGATGAGGTCAAAATGGGAAACAAGATGGTGAAGGCAAGACAGTACCCATGGGGCACCGTCcaag TCGAGAACGAAAATCACTGTGACTTTGTAAAGCTCCGAGAGATGTTGATCCGAACAAACATGGAGGACATGAGGGAGACCACTCACAAGAGACACTTTGAGTTGTACCGTCGGAACAAGCTTCAGGAGATGGGCTTCTCTGACAAGGACTCAAAAAG TTTGTCGGAGACTTATGAGTTGAAAAGACACCAGCACGAGTCTGACCTACAAAAGAAAGAAGAGGAAATGAAGCAGACCTTTGTGATTCGGGTCAAGGAGAAGGAAAGTGAACTTAAGGAAGCAGAAAAAGAT CTGCATCAGAGGTTCGACACCCTGAAGAAACAACACacagaagaaaagaaaaagattgAAGATAGTAAGAAAAGACTAGATGATGAATATAACCAATACCAACAACGCAAAGCACAGTTTCAGCAACAACAATCCACTCTGGGAAAGAAGAAGAAGTAA
- the LOC117329222 gene encoding septin-11-like isoform X1, which translates to MSTAEVQRTKSTSGEEKSDQGKTHDQKSHDHGQKSHDHDQKSHDQKKDLQPDLDHNEHLDSNKVEPPKPPSVGSGSRTLTLNGHVGFDSLPDQLVNKSVSQGFCFNILCLGETGIGKSTMMDTLFNTHFDSTQSRHDLPGVKLKASTYELQESSVRLKLTVVDSVGFGDQINKEDSWKPIVDYIDNQFEAFLQEELKIKRSLHTYHDTRIHACLYFVAPTGHSLKALDLVTMKKLDSKVNIIPVIAKADTITKAELQKFKAKIMSELMTNGVQIYQFPTDDETVAETNKTMNGHLPFAVVGSSDEVKMGNKMVKARQYPWGTVQVENENHCDFVKLREMLIRTNMEDMRETTHKRHFELYRRNKLQEMGFSDKDSKSLSETYELKRHQHESDLQKKEEEMKQTFVIRVKEKESELKEAEKDLHQRFDTLKKQHTEEKKKIEDSKKRLDDEYNQYQQRKAQFQQQQSTLGKKKK; encoded by the exons ATGTCGACAGCAGAAGTACAGAGA ACTAAGAGTACATCAGGTGAAGAGAAATCCGATCAGGGCAAGACGCATGATCAGAAATCACATGATCATGGTCAGAAATCACATGATCATGACCAGAAATCACATGATCAGAAAAAAGATCTCCAACCTGATCTTGATCATAATGAGCACTTGGACAGTAACAAGGTTGAG CCCCCTAAACCCCCCAGTGTGGGATCTGGCTCACGAACCCTGACCTTGAACGGCCATGTTGGATTTGACAGTTTACCTGACCAGTTGGTCAACAAGTCTGTCAGCCAAGGATTCTGCTTCAACATCCTCTGTCTTG GTGAGACCGGCATTGGTAAATCCACCATGATGGATACACTGTTCAACACTCATTTCGACTCCACACAGAGCAGACACGACCTTCCCGGGGTCAAACTCAAGGCCAGTACCTATG AGCTACAGGAGAGCAGTGTGAGGCTGAAGCTGACGGTGGTAGACAGTGTAGGGTTCGGGGACCAGATCAACAAGGAAGACAG TTGGAAGCCAATTGTCGACTACATTGACAACCAGTTTGAGGCCTTTCTCCAGGAGGAGTTGAAGATCAAAAGGTCACTACACACCTACCATGACACAAGGATCCATGCCTGTCTCTACTTTGTGGCTCCTACTGGACACTC ATTGAAGGCCCTTGACCTTGTGACCATGAAGAAGCTGGACAGCAAGGTCAATATCATCCCAGTGATTGCCAAGGCTGACACCATCACCAAGGCTGAGCTCCAAAAGTTCAAGGCCAAG ATTATGTCTGAGCTGATGACCAATGGAGTCCAGATTTACCAGTTCCCCACTGATGACGAGACAGTGGCAGAAACCAACAAAACCATGAAC GGCCACCTTCCGTTTGCAGTCGTAGGCAGCAGTGATGAGGTCAAAATGGGAAACAAGATGGTGAAGGCAAGACAGTACCCATGGGGCACCGTCcaag TCGAGAACGAAAATCACTGTGACTTTGTAAAGCTCCGAGAGATGTTGATCCGAACAAACATGGAGGACATGAGGGAGACCACTCACAAGAGACACTTTGAGTTGTACCGTCGGAACAAGCTTCAGGAGATGGGCTTCTCTGACAAGGACTCAAAAAG TTTGTCGGAGACTTATGAGTTGAAAAGACACCAGCACGAGTCTGACCTACAAAAGAAAGAAGAGGAAATGAAGCAGACCTTTGTGATTCGGGTCAAGGAGAAGGAAAGTGAACTTAAGGAAGCAGAAAAAGAT CTGCATCAGAGGTTCGACACCCTGAAGAAACAACACacagaagaaaagaaaaagattgAAGATAGTAAGAAAAGACTAGATGATGAATATAACCAATACCAACAACGCAAAGCACAGTTTCAGCAACAACAATCCACTCTGGGAAAGAAGAAGAAGTAA
- the LOC117329222 gene encoding septin-11-like isoform X2 produces the protein MSTAEVQRTKSTSGEEKSDQGKTHDQKSHDHGQKSHDHDQKSHDQKKDLQPDLDHNEHLDSNKPPKPPSVGSGSRTLTLNGHVGFDSLPDQLVNKSVSQGFCFNILCLGETGIGKSTMMDTLFNTHFDSTQSRHDLPGVKLKASTYELQESSVRLKLTVVDSVGFGDQINKEDSWKPIVDYIDNQFEAFLQEELKIKRSLHTYHDTRIHACLYFVAPTGHSLKALDLVTMKKLDSKVNIIPVIAKADTITKAELQKFKAKIMSELMTNGVQIYQFPTDDETVAETNKTMNGHLPFAVVGSSDEVKMGNKMVKARQYPWGTVQVENENHCDFVKLREMLIRTNMEDMRETTHKRHFELYRRNKLQEMGFSDKDSKSLSETYELKRHQHESDLQKKEEEMKQTFVIRVKEKESELKEAEKDLHQRFDTLKKQHTEEKKKIEDSKKRLDDEYNQYQQRKAQFQQQQSTLGKKKK, from the exons ATGTCGACAGCAGAAGTACAGAGA ACTAAGAGTACATCAGGTGAAGAGAAATCCGATCAGGGCAAGACGCATGATCAGAAATCACATGATCATGGTCAGAAATCACATGATCATGACCAGAAATCACATGATCAGAAAAAAGATCTCCAACCTGATCTTGATCATAATGAGCACTTGGACAGTAACAAG CCCCCTAAACCCCCCAGTGTGGGATCTGGCTCACGAACCCTGACCTTGAACGGCCATGTTGGATTTGACAGTTTACCTGACCAGTTGGTCAACAAGTCTGTCAGCCAAGGATTCTGCTTCAACATCCTCTGTCTTG GTGAGACCGGCATTGGTAAATCCACCATGATGGATACACTGTTCAACACTCATTTCGACTCCACACAGAGCAGACACGACCTTCCCGGGGTCAAACTCAAGGCCAGTACCTATG AGCTACAGGAGAGCAGTGTGAGGCTGAAGCTGACGGTGGTAGACAGTGTAGGGTTCGGGGACCAGATCAACAAGGAAGACAG TTGGAAGCCAATTGTCGACTACATTGACAACCAGTTTGAGGCCTTTCTCCAGGAGGAGTTGAAGATCAAAAGGTCACTACACACCTACCATGACACAAGGATCCATGCCTGTCTCTACTTTGTGGCTCCTACTGGACACTC ATTGAAGGCCCTTGACCTTGTGACCATGAAGAAGCTGGACAGCAAGGTCAATATCATCCCAGTGATTGCCAAGGCTGACACCATCACCAAGGCTGAGCTCCAAAAGTTCAAGGCCAAG ATTATGTCTGAGCTGATGACCAATGGAGTCCAGATTTACCAGTTCCCCACTGATGACGAGACAGTGGCAGAAACCAACAAAACCATGAAC GGCCACCTTCCGTTTGCAGTCGTAGGCAGCAGTGATGAGGTCAAAATGGGAAACAAGATGGTGAAGGCAAGACAGTACCCATGGGGCACCGTCcaag TCGAGAACGAAAATCACTGTGACTTTGTAAAGCTCCGAGAGATGTTGATCCGAACAAACATGGAGGACATGAGGGAGACCACTCACAAGAGACACTTTGAGTTGTACCGTCGGAACAAGCTTCAGGAGATGGGCTTCTCTGACAAGGACTCAAAAAG TTTGTCGGAGACTTATGAGTTGAAAAGACACCAGCACGAGTCTGACCTACAAAAGAAAGAAGAGGAAATGAAGCAGACCTTTGTGATTCGGGTCAAGGAGAAGGAAAGTGAACTTAAGGAAGCAGAAAAAGAT CTGCATCAGAGGTTCGACACCCTGAAGAAACAACACacagaagaaaagaaaaagattgAAGATAGTAAGAAAAGACTAGATGATGAATATAACCAATACCAACAACGCAAAGCACAGTTTCAGCAACAACAATCCACTCTGGGAAAGAAGAAGAAGTAA
- the LOC117329222 gene encoding septin-11-like isoform X3, translating into MIVTESRRINDHGVPLVDLSSVSLSSQPPKPPSVGSGSRTLTLNGHVGFDSLPDQLVNKSVSQGFCFNILCLGETGIGKSTMMDTLFNTHFDSTQSRHDLPGVKLKASTYELQESSVRLKLTVVDSVGFGDQINKEDSWKPIVDYIDNQFEAFLQEELKIKRSLHTYHDTRIHACLYFVAPTGHSLKALDLVTMKKLDSKVNIIPVIAKADTITKAELQKFKAKIMSELMTNGVQIYQFPTDDETVAETNKTMNGHLPFAVVGSSDEVKMGNKMVKARQYPWGTVQVENENHCDFVKLREMLIRTNMEDMRETTHKRHFELYRRNKLQEMGFSDKDSKSLSETYELKRHQHESDLQKKEEEMKQTFVIRVKEKESELKEAEKDLHQRFDTLKKQHTEEKKKIEDSKKRLDDEYNQYQQRKAQFQQQQSTLGKKKK; encoded by the exons ATGATTGTGACGGAATCTCGGAGAATTAATGATCATGGTGTGCCTTTAGTGGACCTGTCGTCAGTATCTCTATCCAGTCAG CCCCCTAAACCCCCCAGTGTGGGATCTGGCTCACGAACCCTGACCTTGAACGGCCATGTTGGATTTGACAGTTTACCTGACCAGTTGGTCAACAAGTCTGTCAGCCAAGGATTCTGCTTCAACATCCTCTGTCTTG GTGAGACCGGCATTGGTAAATCCACCATGATGGATACACTGTTCAACACTCATTTCGACTCCACACAGAGCAGACACGACCTTCCCGGGGTCAAACTCAAGGCCAGTACCTATG AGCTACAGGAGAGCAGTGTGAGGCTGAAGCTGACGGTGGTAGACAGTGTAGGGTTCGGGGACCAGATCAACAAGGAAGACAG TTGGAAGCCAATTGTCGACTACATTGACAACCAGTTTGAGGCCTTTCTCCAGGAGGAGTTGAAGATCAAAAGGTCACTACACACCTACCATGACACAAGGATCCATGCCTGTCTCTACTTTGTGGCTCCTACTGGACACTC ATTGAAGGCCCTTGACCTTGTGACCATGAAGAAGCTGGACAGCAAGGTCAATATCATCCCAGTGATTGCCAAGGCTGACACCATCACCAAGGCTGAGCTCCAAAAGTTCAAGGCCAAG ATTATGTCTGAGCTGATGACCAATGGAGTCCAGATTTACCAGTTCCCCACTGATGACGAGACAGTGGCAGAAACCAACAAAACCATGAAC GGCCACCTTCCGTTTGCAGTCGTAGGCAGCAGTGATGAGGTCAAAATGGGAAACAAGATGGTGAAGGCAAGACAGTACCCATGGGGCACCGTCcaag TCGAGAACGAAAATCACTGTGACTTTGTAAAGCTCCGAGAGATGTTGATCCGAACAAACATGGAGGACATGAGGGAGACCACTCACAAGAGACACTTTGAGTTGTACCGTCGGAACAAGCTTCAGGAGATGGGCTTCTCTGACAAGGACTCAAAAAG TTTGTCGGAGACTTATGAGTTGAAAAGACACCAGCACGAGTCTGACCTACAAAAGAAAGAAGAGGAAATGAAGCAGACCTTTGTGATTCGGGTCAAGGAGAAGGAAAGTGAACTTAAGGAAGCAGAAAAAGAT CTGCATCAGAGGTTCGACACCCTGAAGAAACAACACacagaagaaaagaaaaagattgAAGATAGTAAGAAAAGACTAGATGATGAATATAACCAATACCAACAACGCAAAGCACAGTTTCAGCAACAACAATCCACTCTGGGAAAGAAGAAGAAGTAA